TACCACAGGAACAAGAGACTGAGTGAAGTTATCGCATATGGGTTCTGGGCGCTGGTGGCCCTTGTGGTCTCCAGCGCGGCAATGTACAAGTTGTACGGCTCAGAGTTTCTGCAGCATGCCTATTGGTATCATCTCTACAGGACGGACCACAGACACAACTTCTCTCTTTGGAACCTTCTGCTCTATTACGATTCCGCGAGGTCTGCATCGTCCTGGCTGTCGAAATTCGCATTCTTGCCGCAGATGGCCACTACGATGGCCCTGTCGGTCCTGCAATGGCGCCAACCGTCTCTAGCGAATCTCCTCAACGTGCTGTTTCTGCAAACGTTCGCTTTCGTTACCTACAACAAGGTCTGCACCTCCCAGTACTTTGTGTGGTATTTGATCTTCCTGCCCTTCTACATTGCCAACACGAACCTCTCCTGGCAAAAAGGCGTGTGCATGGCGGCCGTCTGGGTTATTACACAGGCCTTTTGGCTCCTGCAGGGTTACCTGCTGGAGTTCGAAGGAAGAAACGTCTTCTTTCCTGGTCTCCTGTCAGCCAGTGccttgttcttcatcggCAATGTCTGGATACTGGGCCAGTTCATCGACGACATCAATACAAGAGTGCCAGTTTCTCAtaccaagaagcacaacTGATTAAGAATAGCCAATGTGGTGATCTACATAGAATCGAGTCTTATCACATACATTTAGTAGTTTGAATTTCAGTATTCGCTTGGGCATCGCTAAAAATTATCGCTACCATAACGACAATAGCTGCATACATAGAGCCATTGTGGTACTTTGAGAAGCTCTGAAGCTCATTTTGGCTGATGTCTAGACTAGAAATTTACTCACCCGAAGGTCTGCGTCTTGACGGTCGTCGTTGGAACGAGTTACGCCGCTTTGAATGCTCAACCAACACACATTCGCACGCTGCAGATGGCTCTTCATACCTAGAACAGGGCAATAACAAAGTCATTACGCTCGTTAAGGGTCCACAGGAGCCAACCTCACGTTCTCAAGTGGATACTACAGGGGCTGTATTGAAAATATCCGTTAACATCACCAAGTTTTCCAAGGCTGGAAGAAGTAGGACAGGTCATAAGAATGAAAGGCGAGTGCTGGAGATGCAAACTGCGTTGGTGCGTACTTTCAATAAAAGTGTTATGCTTCACGCTTATCCAAGAACGTTGATCAACATCGAAATACATGTGTTGCAACAGGACGGGGGACTGATGGGGTCTCTAATCAATGGTATTACTTTGGCCCTGATAGATGCGGGTATTGCTATGTATGACTATATCAGTGGTGTCTCTGTCGGGCTCTATGATACTACTCCGTTGCTTGATACTAATtctttggaagaaaatgCCATGAGCACCGTAACGCTGGGCGTCGTTGGCAAAAGCGAGAAGCTGTCGCTCCTGCTAGTCGAAGATAAGATCCCACTGGACAGATTAGAGAACGTCCTGGCAATTGGAATTGCGGGGACGCATAGAATAAGAGATCTCATGGATAAGGAAGTGAGAAAGGGACGCAGGAACAGAGTTGCCAATGCCTTATCCGGATGATCCTCGTTGTGAAGATTATGCATATAATTTAAGTACTTTGATGTTAAACTCTTTTCTTTCCTATCGAGGAAAAGAGTCCTCTGGATTTCTTGGAGTGCGCAAACACCTTTTTCGTTAAGTGACTGACGTTCTGATTCACGTTGGCTACTGTGTTACTGACAGTATGCTTCTTACTCAATTCGTCGGCATGGGCATACGCATCTCTGACATGCGTGCTCACTTTGTACTCATCGAATATGAAATCCCTGTCAGTCTTGGAGGAAGATTTCAACGTGTAACCGAGCCACGTTTGAATGCCAGTGTCATAgtctttcagctgcttcgAATAAGCCCTCAGCTGCTCAATTTTGTCAGCATGAGATGTTTTACTGCTCACaatcttgttgatgttCCATGACGGTACAGTTTTCTCTCCGGTAACTTTCGCTATATCCTTGGTATCCGGTGCAGGGACCGTGAAAACCTCTTTGAAATGGGTTTGTAACGGCCCTCGCCGGTTTTCGCCGTCGAGTGTCAGGGTGGTTGAAGTGCCCGTCCCGAGAGACCGGGGTTCGTCGGAACTCTCAGTACTGTTCACACCGGAGGTAATACTTGGCAGCGGCGGTAAATTTTGATTGTTGCCTATTATTCCAGGGACATTGTGAATTGTGTTGTTGTCATATAGCGTCTTGGTGTCCCGAACAGTCTCCAGATCGTCGTTGCCTTCTGAAGGAAATGCATTCCATGAACTCTCTACTTCAGAATATGTGGAAACAACGCGTGGTTTCATACTAGACGGCGTCAGATCAACTAAATTCCCAGTTTCGTCGTAGACAAAACCCGGAGGAGGGTTATTAGTTGTTTCTTGGACGAAGTCATTTCTGAAAGCACTCATATCAGGTTTCCACTTACCCATATTGATCGATTGTCGCGTTGATGAAAGTTCTTTCTCAGGAGTCTCGCCCACTTCATTTTCAGATCCGTCTCTCTCTGGTTCGTCCCCATCCTCAATATTTTGTCCATTAGTCGTCACCTCATCGGTGCCTTTGAGTCCACCTTGTTGATGGTTCGATGCAATCAGTTGGCTGGCCCgcgattcttcatcttcggCTGGTTTAGTCTCTACTGATTCATTCTCTACTGATTCATTCTCCACTGGTTCATTCTCATCTGGTTCGTTCTCATCTTGTCTGCTAGCGGCTGGTATTGCTTCATTAGCAGCTTTACCTATCTGACTGGTATCAGAAGAGTTGATTGTCTCAGGAATCGTCctttcgtcgtcatcgtcaagCGAATCTTGTTCATTAGCACTAGCATCGCTATCGCTCTGAACCATTTTATTGAAATATCCGGACTTTGATACCCTGATCTCTTCATCCAACCCATCTGAGTCTTCATCTTCCCGGGGGATTATAACACCCTCGCTGTCTACATCCTGCTTTCCGGCTGACTGAGACCTGGCAGCCTGGTAGTTAATTGAATCAGTGTAGGATAGTGCATCTTCGTCCCCTTCTTCACTTGAAAGATACGCATCTTCGTCGGAAGAGGGTTGTAAGCTACGAGAGTCCTCTATTACTGCCGAAacttcttcgtcttttCCACCTTGAGCAGTAAcagcttcctcatcaaAGCTATGAGCTAGGCCATCCTCTCCTTGCTTGTTGTTTGTTTCTGCGACGGAAGGTGTCGGAcatgtttcttcaactggaGAATGAGAAGATGCACCATCGTCTGACATGtaatcatcttcatctttccTTTGGATGAACTTCGAGAAATAACCATCTTTTGATacttgaagctcatcctcCGAGCGGGAGCTATTCAACGACGCTCTTTCCAAACTCACCGCAGAGTAGCTTTTGGGTTCACCAGAatgctcttcttcaccaaaCTCCTCGGATTGCCCAACTTTCGGCGTCATTTCCTTAACAATCTGAACCATTAAATTTTCTAAATCCTCATTCACAGGTGTTCTTCGGACTTGCACGGAACTCTTGGAGCTATCTCGCGACAAAGATGCACCCAATCCTGGCGATTCCCACGTAATCGGACTCCCATCTTGATCCTCAACAACTAATGATTGCGGTTTTATCGTTTGGGAAATGCTAAATTGCTCTTTGCGTTCATTATCATTTAGACTGCCATCCTCAGCCCTTTCGTCCTCgctgtcttcttcttgattgtAATTGAGCTTGGGTAGCGCAGGGAGTTTCGAAACAGTGTCGCCTCTTTTCACACTACTCTTGTTCGTTGCCTCTTCCCCGGATGAATCATCCGTACTATTCCAATCAGCTCCATCATAGGATGCCTGTCCGGCACTCACCCAGCGATAagatttctttctttctaCCTGTTCAGTCATATCCTTCCAGGGACCAGCCAAGCCGCTAAAACGACTTATCGATACCTATA
The sequence above is drawn from the Torulaspora globosa chromosome 5, complete sequence genome and encodes:
- the GPI14 gene encoding glycosylphosphatidylinositol-alpha 1,4 mannosyltransferase I (ancestral locus Anc_5.147), with amino-acid sequence MNIRPRRSLERTVKPTRMLSNGKLLIIASLLVRVGFFLYGLYQDANYKVKYTDIDYLVFHDAAGYVYEAWKEGRVGSPYQRDTYRYTPLLSWLLVPDHYFEWFHLGKLVFVAFDLLTGIIILDLVKRCLSRRESTLPLWLSSLWLLNPMVITISTRGNAESVVSFLIMLTLLLLQKSKDTWSAVVYGLSIHFKIYPIIYCLPIAIFLYHRNKRLSEVIAYGFWALVALVVSSAAMYKLYGSEFLQHAYWYHLYRTDHRHNFSLWNLLLYYDSARSASSWLSKFAFLPQMATTMALSVLQWRQPSLANLLNVLFLQTFAFVTYNKVCTSQYFVWYLIFLPFYIANTNLSWQKGVCMAAVWVITQAFWLLQGYLLEFEGRNVFFPGLLSASALFFIGNVWILGQFIDDINTRVPVSHTKKHN
- the SKI6 gene encoding exosome non-catalytic core subunit SKI6 (ancestral locus Anc_5.146), producing MSRLEIYSPEGLRLDGRRWNELRRFECSTNTHSHAADGSSYLEQGNNKVITLVKGPQEPTSRSQVDTTGAVLKISVNITKFSKAGRSRTGHKNERRVLEMQTALVRTFNKSVMLHAYPRTLINIEIHVLQQDGGLMGSLINGITLALIDAGIAMYDYISGVSVGLYDTTPLLDTNSLEENAMSTVTLGVVGKSEKLSLLLVEDKIPLDRLENVLAIGIAGTHRIRDLMDKEVRKGRRNRVANALSG
- the FYV8 gene encoding Fyv8p (ancestral locus Anc_5.145), which produces MTEQVERKKSYRWVSAGQASYDGADWNSTDDSSGEEATNKSSVKRGDTVSKLPALPKLNYNQEEDSEDERAEDGSLNDNERKEQFSISQTIKPQSLVVEDQDGSPITWESPGLGASLSRDSSKSSVQVRRTPVNEDLENLMVQIVKEMTPKVGQSEEFGEEEHSGEPKSYSAVSLERASLNSSRSEDELQVSKDGYFSKFIQRKDEDDYMSDDGASSHSPVEETCPTPSVAETNNKQGEDGLAHSFDEEAVTAQGGKDEEVSAVIEDSRSLQPSSDEDAYLSSEEGDEDALSYTDSINYQAARSQSAGKQDVDSEGVIIPREDEDSDGLDEEIRVSKSGYFNKMVQSDSDASANEQDSLDDDDERTIPETINSSDTSQIGKAANEAIPAASRQDENEPDENEPVENESVENESVETKPAEDEESRASQLIASNHQQGGLKGTDEVTTNGQNIEDGDEPERDGSENEVGETPEKELSSTRQSINMGKWKPDMSAFRNDFVQETTNNPPPGFVYDETGNLVDLTPSSMKPRVVSTYSEVESSWNAFPSEGNDDLETVRDTKTLYDNNTIHNVPGIIGNNQNLPPLPSITSGVNSTESSDEPRSLGTGTSTTLTLDGENRRGPLQTHFKEVFTVPAPDTKDIAKVTGEKTVPSWNINKIVSSKTSHADKIEQLRAYSKQLKDYDTGIQTWLGYTLKSSSKTDRDFIFDEYKVSTHVRDAYAHADELSKKHTVSNTVANVNQNVSHLTKKVFAHSKKSRGLFSSIGKKRV